From Lentimicrobiaceae bacterium, one genomic window encodes:
- a CDS encoding 50S ribosome-binding GTPase, giving the protein MSLKCGIIGLTSCGKTTLFNCVSNSKIDPEQNYGKSNLGQIFVPDERLYKIREYIKSEKIVPTTVDLVDIPGLTKGSGQAESSSAKFLAEIQQTDALIHVIRCFDSQ; this is encoded by the coding sequence ATGAGTTTAAAATGCGGTATAATAGGATTAACATCCTGCGGAAAAACAACTTTGTTTAATTGTGTTTCCAACTCGAAGATAGACCCCGAACAAAATTACGGGAAATCGAACTTAGGACAAATATTTGTTCCCGACGAAAGACTGTACAAGATTAGAGAATACATCAAATCGGAAAAGATTGTTCCAACTACCGTTGATTTGGTCGATATTCCAGGATTAACCAAAGGCTCCGGACAGGCTGAAAGCAGTTCGGCAAAGTTTTTAGCCGAAATTCAGCAAACCGATGCTCTTATTCACGTTATACGCTGTTTTGATAGCCAAA